In the genome of Candidatus Babeliales bacterium, one region contains:
- a CDS encoding L-threonylcarbamoyladenylate synthase produces the protein MRKLLWSSPKTIDKLDKTLRNGSVILAEGDTVFGLLADVSEKGHARLDYIKNRSNKPYLILVHDIKKALNFIEKETIHNIQIEKIIKTCWPGPVTLLFPAKKSISSYAKSSNETVALRIPNHKGLLQLLSRRDGLFSTSANKSGESIPHSLEDVDKDIINNITSVVINDDHHHGTNLPSTIIDCTQEQLVIVRHGNFDASNLIK, from the coding sequence ATGAGAAAATTATTATGGAGTAGTCCAAAAACAATAGATAAATTAGACAAAACATTACGCAATGGTTCTGTTATTTTAGCAGAAGGAGATACGGTTTTTGGCCTATTAGCTGATGTATCCGAAAAAGGACATGCTCGTCTTGATTATATTAAAAATCGATCAAATAAACCTTATTTAATTCTTGTACATGATATAAAAAAGGCATTAAATTTTATTGAAAAAGAGACCATCCATAATATTCAAATTGAAAAAATAATTAAAACGTGCTGGCCGGGACCTGTTACTCTTCTTTTTCCGGCTAAAAAATCTATTTCTAGCTATGCCAAATCTTCAAATGAAACTGTTGCTTTACGTATCCCAAATCATAAGGGATTATTACAATTATTATCTAGACGCGATGGTTTATTCTCAACAAGTGCTAATAAAAGCGGCGAATCAATTCCACATTCTCTTGAAGATGTTGATAAAGATATCATCAATAACATTACCAGCGTAGTAATTAATGATGATCATCATCACGGAACCAATCTACCTTCAACAATAATTGATTGCACACAAGAACAATTAGTCATTGTCCGTCACGGAAACTTTGATGCATCTAACCTAATAAAATAA
- a CDS encoding FoF1 ATP synthase subunit a: MNNAELVETPQWFFGSMIGYEDHPLFTINSEIIIHTWIIMIFLALLLASVNYILHYTTLGRFILLKIVSFFIDLTKQSLGSFVYSHCVFASSLFIFIALCNTASLVPYLDEPTRDLNTAIALGTISFLYIQTVTIKSRGIYSYIKDFFQPFFVMLPLNIVGKLSSIISISFRLFGNIFGGAIITKLYFSSIRGSIILELLGLFSGANFLIVAFFTLFEGLLQAFVFAMLTLTYLSIGTQEGGH, from the coding sequence ATGAACAACGCTGAATTAGTCGAAACACCACAATGGTTTTTTGGTTCAATGATAGGTTATGAAGATCATCCATTATTTACGATTAATAGCGAAATAATAATTCATACCTGGATTATTATGATTTTTTTAGCATTACTACTTGCTTCTGTTAATTATATTTTGCATTATACAACACTTGGTCGATTTATATTGCTTAAGATTGTTTCGTTTTTTATTGATCTTACCAAACAATCTCTTGGATCTTTTGTTTATTCACATTGCGTATTTGCATCTTCTCTCTTTATTTTTATTGCGCTTTGCAATACCGCGTCTTTAGTTCCATACCTTGATGAACCAACGAGGGACTTAAATACTGCTATTGCCCTTGGAACAATATCATTTCTTTATATTCAGACGGTTACTATAAAATCACGTGGTATATATTCATATATAAAAGATTTTTTTCAACCATTTTTTGTGATGCTTCCTTTGAATATTGTTGGTAAATTATCATCAATTATATCGATATCATTTCGTTTGTTTGGAAATATATTTGGCGGAGCAATTATTACGAAACTTTATTTTAGTTCTATACGCGGATCAATCATTTTGGAATTATTAGGGCTTTTTTCTGGAGCTAATTTCTTAATTGTTGCATTTTTTACGTTATTTGAAGGGTTATTACAAGCTTTTGTATTTGCAATGTTAACGCTTACCTACCTTTCTATAGGAACACAAGAAGGCGGTCATTAA
- a CDS encoding ATP synthase F0 subunit C: MYISPEFLHYGAIATSIAISSISVGLGEGLISWSALCAIDRQPTAQNDIMRVAIIGMTLVETVAILGLLISIFLLMYTNTDISNIFSHYSEVGIIFAMGITGLTIGFASAFPAQAACHAVARQPFFAHRISGFMLMTQVLIQTPMISAFLVSLFIQRQSGLAVTMHDSFRLIASGLAVGIGSIGPAIGLSTFAQAAINSLGKNTKAYDKLLSFTFISQALIETPIIFCLIIAITLLFVLPSTVTSDGIDGIIFLAAGLCTGLGTLGTGISSGSTAAAACTQIGKNPDAYNILSRTSILAQSLIETVVLYSVILSLLMIFFR, from the coding sequence ATGTATATTTCACCTGAATTTCTACACTATGGTGCCATAGCAACATCCATAGCAATTAGTTCAATTTCTGTTGGTCTCGGTGAAGGACTCATTAGTTGGAGCGCGCTTTGCGCTATTGATCGACAGCCAACAGCGCAAAATGATATTATGCGCGTAGCAATCATTGGTATGACATTAGTAGAGACAGTTGCGATACTTGGCTTGCTTATTTCAATTTTTTTATTAATGTATACTAACACTGACATTAGTAATATATTTTCACACTATTCTGAAGTAGGCATTATTTTTGCAATGGGAATAACTGGACTTACCATTGGGTTTGCATCAGCATTTCCTGCTCAGGCAGCTTGCCATGCAGTTGCTCGACAACCTTTTTTTGCACATCGAATTTCTGGATTCATGCTTATGACGCAAGTGCTTATTCAAACACCTATGATTTCTGCGTTTTTAGTTTCTCTTTTTATTCAAAGACAGTCAGGTTTAGCGGTAACCATGCATGATAGTTTTCGACTTATTGCAAGTGGTCTTGCAGTTGGTATTGGTAGTATTGGACCAGCAATTGGTCTTAGCACATTTGCACAAGCGGCAATTAATAGCCTAGGAAAAAATACAAAAGCCTATGACAAACTACTTTCATTTACTTTTATTAGCCAAGCGCTTATTGAAACACCTATTATTTTTTGCTTAATCATTGCAATCACTCTATTGTTTGTTTTACCAAGTACGGTAACAAGTGATGGTATCGATGGTATTATATTTTTGGCAGCTGGTTTATGTACCGGACTTGGAACATTAGGAACAGGGATAAGCTCAGGGTCAACCGCTGCTGCTGCATGCACACAGATTGGTAAAAATCCAGATGCGTATAATATTTTATCTCGTACCAGTATACTTGCTCAAAGTTTAATCGAAACTGTTGTTCTTTATAGTGTTATATTATCATTATTAATGATATTTTTTAGATAG
- the dnaJ gene encoding molecular chaperone DnaJ has protein sequence MNKTDYYKILGVDSSATTDDIKTAYRKLAMKYHPDRNPNNKTAEDKFKEATEAYEVLGDTQKRSQYDQFGHAGMHNNGMGSGHGHSGNMNMEDIFENFGDIFGSMFGGGAAKHRRKKGPQPQAGLSLTKELEITLKEAFLGTKKEIAYHHFFTCDSCKGSGAQTGTSAQTCTTCNGSGEMHFKQGFFMYAQACTSCNGKGFIIPTPCSTCNGQSRVQRYDKFTVNIPHGIYDNAELRVSEKADAGLYGGPAGDLFLHIRVKENKAFKREQDDLVCHVMLTYPQLTLGCQLDIESIDETKHAIKIPKGCPVGEKIVISGEGFYKLRGKARGNLIIITQCFIPQKISAEAKKKLQEYADAVGTQTTNSEGFITSFFKKFLG, from the coding sequence ATGAATAAAACAGATTATTACAAAATTTTAGGTGTTGATAGCTCAGCAACGACAGATGATATTAAAACAGCATATCGTAAGCTTGCAATGAAATATCATCCTGACCGTAATCCAAACAATAAAACTGCCGAAGATAAATTTAAAGAAGCAACTGAAGCCTATGAAGTGCTTGGTGACACACAAAAACGCTCGCAGTATGATCAATTTGGTCATGCCGGCATGCATAATAATGGTATGGGTAGCGGACATGGACATTCAGGCAACATGAACATGGAAGATATCTTTGAAAATTTTGGTGATATTTTTGGATCTATGTTTGGTGGCGGCGCTGCTAAACATCGTCGCAAAAAAGGCCCTCAGCCGCAAGCTGGATTATCGCTAACGAAAGAACTAGAAATAACGCTTAAAGAAGCATTTCTAGGCACTAAAAAAGAAATTGCTTATCATCATTTCTTTACGTGTGACTCATGTAAAGGTTCTGGCGCACAGACAGGAACGTCTGCTCAAACTTGTACTACATGCAATGGCTCTGGTGAGATGCATTTCAAACAAGGCTTTTTTATGTATGCACAAGCATGCACTAGCTGTAATGGAAAAGGATTTATTATTCCTACTCCTTGTTCAACATGCAATGGCCAATCACGTGTTCAACGTTATGATAAATTCACTGTCAATATTCCGCATGGAATCTATGACAATGCAGAGCTACGTGTTAGTGAAAAAGCTGACGCTGGACTTTATGGTGGCCCTGCGGGAGATCTTTTTCTACATATCCGTGTAAAAGAAAATAAAGCATTTAAACGTGAACAAGATGATCTTGTATGTCATGTTATGCTTACTTATCCACAACTTACCCTCGGATGTCAGTTAGATATCGAAAGCATTGACGAAACAAAACATGCGATCAAAATTCCAAAAGGTTGTCCTGTCGGAGAAAAAATTGTTATTTCTGGTGAAGGATTTTATAAATTACGCGGTAAAGCTCGCGGTAATTTAATAATTATCACTCAGTGTTTCATTCCTCAAAAAATATCCGCTGAAGCAAAGAAAAAACTGCAAGAATATGCTGATGCTGTAGGCACACAAACCACTAATTCTGAAGGTTTTATTACAAGTTTTTTCAAAAAATTTTTAGGATAA
- a CDS encoding DnaJ domain-containing protein, with the protein MKYYKILGLDSLATLDEIKAAYRALAMKYHPDRNPGNIVAEDKFKEIQKAYEILEERKQLFTPKLDALRSKSKKTSVQEEN; encoded by the coding sequence ATGAAATATTATAAAATTCTTGGTCTTGATTCATTGGCAACATTAGATGAAATTAAAGCTGCATATCGTGCTTTAGCTATGAAATATCATCCAGATCGTAACCCTGGTAATATCGTTGCCGAAGATAAATTTAAAGAGATTCAAAAAGCGTATGAAATACTTGAAGAAAGAAAACAGCTATTTACCCCTAAACTAGATGCTTTACGCTCAAAATCGAAGAAAACGTCTGTACAAGAAGAAAACTAA
- a CDS encoding PP2C family protein-serine/threonine phosphatase gives MNKKISFLLLVFITSWSYASEKRKLVISRYSCQNKKPSQEDRFYHDNVNGGSFYALYDGHGRDDGYKVAHFLSENLHAFFSESIGSIEEKMNTAFVYADSCDFVKQNKFRGSTVSVVFIKDDVAHFAHVGDSRAVLEHQGSVCFFTSDHKLTRDDEYDRIEKAGVSVYWGRINDYLAVSRAIGDWGLDKNAIIAKPEYKQIVLTEENRFLVLATYGLWDVMDNEEIIDMIMNFHAIQKNICGIAKTLALAAIKKGSSDNITVMVIDLCRD, from the coding sequence GTGAATAAAAAAATTAGTTTTTTATTGTTGGTCTTTATTACATCATGGAGTTATGCAAGTGAAAAACGTAAATTAGTTATAAGTCGTTATTCTTGTCAAAATAAAAAGCCTTCTCAAGAAGATAGATTTTATCACGATAACGTTAATGGTGGCAGTTTTTATGCCTTATATGATGGCCATGGTAGAGATGATGGTTATAAAGTAGCACATTTTTTGTCAGAAAATTTGCATGCTTTTTTTAGCGAATCAATCGGATCTATTGAAGAAAAAATGAACACGGCGTTTGTATATGCTGATTCTTGCGATTTTGTAAAACAAAATAAATTTAGAGGCTCAACAGTATCCGTTGTGTTTATTAAAGATGATGTTGCTCATTTTGCACATGTAGGAGATTCGCGTGCGGTATTAGAGCACCAAGGTAGTGTTTGCTTTTTTACTAGTGATCATAAGCTTACGAGAGATGATGAATATGATCGCATAGAAAAGGCGGGTGTATCAGTCTATTGGGGACGTATTAATGACTATCTTGCCGTATCACGCGCAATTGGTGATTGGGGTTTAGATAAAAATGCTATTATTGCCAAGCCTGAATACAAACAAATAGTGTTAACGGAAGAAAATAGATTTTTAGTTCTGGCAACTTATGGTTTGTGGGATGTTATGGATAATGAAGAGATAATTGATATGATCATGAATTTCCACGCTATACAAAAAAATATCTGTGGGATTGCTAAAACATTAGCATTGGCCGCAATAAAAAAAGGATCTTCTGATAATATAACTGTAATGGTGATTGATTTATGTCGTGATTAA
- a CDS encoding PP2C family protein-serine/threonine phosphatase gives MNKKISFLLLVFITSWSYASEKRELAISCYSCQNKRPYQEDRFYHGKVKGGNFYAVYDGHGSKDGYQIAQFLSENLHTFFSESTGFIAEKMNTAFEYADSCDFVKQNKFSGSTASVVFIKDNVAHFAHVGDSRAVLECDGSVMFFTSDHKPNRADEYVRIEDAGAKVYNKRVNGCLAVSRAIGDWNLDKNAIIAKPEYQQILLTKENKFLVMATDGLWDVMSNKEIIDLIMELYTTKKDMRGIAKILTSAAIEKGSADNITVMVIDLLS, from the coding sequence GTGAACAAGAAAATTAGTTTTTTATTGTTGGTCTTTATTACATCATGGAGTTATGCAAGTGAAAAACGTGAATTAGCTATAAGTTGTTATTCTTGTCAAAACAAACGGCCTTATCAAGAAGATAGATTTTATCATGGTAAAGTTAAAGGTGGCAATTTTTATGCTGTGTATGATGGTCATGGTAGTAAGGATGGTTATCAGATAGCACAATTTTTGTCAGAAAATTTGCATACTTTTTTTAGTGAATCAACCGGATTTATTGCAGAAAAAATGAACACGGCCTTTGAGTACGCTGATTCTTGCGATTTTGTAAAACAAAATAAATTTAGTGGCTCAACAGCATCCGTTGTGTTTATTAAAGATAATGTTGCTCATTTTGCACATGTAGGAGATTCGCGTGCGGTATTAGAATGCGATGGTAGCGTCATGTTTTTTACCAGTGACCATAAGCCTAATAGAGCCGATGAATATGTCCGGATAGAAGATGCAGGGGCGAAAGTTTATAATAAGCGTGTTAATGGCTGTCTTGCTGTATCACGCGCGATTGGTGATTGGAATTTAGATAAAAATGCTATTATTGCCAAGCCAGAATACCAACAAATATTGTTAACGAAAGAAAATAAATTTTTGGTTATGGCAACTGATGGTTTATGGGATGTTATGAGTAATAAAGAAATAATTGATCTGATCATGGAGTTATACACTACAAAAAAAGATATGCGCGGGATTGCTAAAATATTAACCTCGGCTGCGATAGAAAAGGGATCTGCTGATAACATAACGGTGATGGTAATTGATTTGTTGTCGTGA
- the lepA gene encoding translation elongation factor 4 translates to MSHRIPNLQEFTPDRIRNFSIIAHIDHGKSTLSDRLLEVSGTITERQKKEQFLDKLQVERERGITVKAQTASMFYEYKGIKYLLNLIDTPGHVDFTYEVSRSLYACQGALLLIDAAQGVQAQTMANFYLAFEQGLTIIPVINKIDLPNADPEKVTNQFVNLFDFKPTEVIRASAKANIGITEIFQSVIENIPSLHVSADKPLRALLFDSWFDEYRGVVCLIALHDGIIKKGDTICLAQASSHYEVLEVGLMYPEPTATNALYAGQVGYLITGMKTIKEAQIGDTIYHNKKTVELFPGFKPAKPMVFAGIFPVDTEEIGLLEEAIEKLTLNDASVSVEKKTSAALGIGFRCGFLGMLHMEVFKQRLEQEYNLSVIATAPSVLYQIKMAGTGKIIDIENPSDFPERNHIDEILEPMIDTTIIVPQQYLGSIIKLCEEKRGKQQNLTYLDDTRVILKYRLPLNEVAMEFYGELKGLSSGYASFDYEFSGYEPADLVKMDILLNGKPVDALSIIIHRDRAFYIGRDLTQRLQKVIHRQLFEVIIQAAIGTKIIARERVAPLRKDVTAKCYGGDVSRKRKLLEKQKEGKKKMKQVGSVEVPQEAFLSLLKK, encoded by the coding sequence ATGAGCCACCGCATTCCCAATTTACAAGAATTCACTCCTGATAGGATTAGAAATTTTTCAATAATTGCCCATATCGATCATGGTAAATCCACCTTATCTGATAGATTGTTGGAAGTATCAGGAACCATCACCGAACGCCAAAAAAAAGAACAATTTTTAGACAAACTTCAGGTAGAACGTGAACGGGGTATTACCGTTAAGGCGCAAACGGCTTCCATGTTTTATGAATATAAAGGGATAAAATATTTACTTAATCTTATTGATACACCAGGTCATGTTGATTTTACTTATGAAGTTTCACGTTCACTTTATGCATGCCAAGGTGCTTTATTACTTATTGATGCTGCTCAAGGAGTGCAGGCACAAACCATGGCAAATTTTTATCTCGCATTTGAACAGGGTTTAACTATTATTCCGGTTATTAATAAAATTGACTTACCTAATGCTGATCCTGAAAAAGTTACTAATCAATTTGTGAATTTATTTGATTTTAAGCCAACTGAAGTAATCAGAGCATCAGCAAAAGCCAATATTGGTATTACAGAAATTTTTCAATCGGTTATTGAAAACATTCCGAGTTTACATGTATCAGCGGATAAACCATTACGAGCTTTATTATTTGACTCATGGTTTGATGAGTATCGTGGTGTTGTATGTCTTATCGCACTTCATGATGGCATCATCAAAAAAGGGGATACAATATGTCTTGCGCAAGCAAGCTCACATTATGAAGTTTTGGAAGTTGGCCTGATGTATCCAGAACCAACGGCAACTAATGCGCTTTATGCTGGCCAAGTAGGATATCTAATTACTGGTATGAAAACCATTAAAGAGGCGCAAATTGGCGATACTATTTATCATAATAAAAAAACCGTTGAATTATTTCCTGGCTTTAAACCAGCTAAACCAATGGTATTTGCGGGAATATTTCCTGTTGATACTGAAGAAATTGGTTTATTAGAAGAAGCGATTGAAAAATTAACCCTTAATGATGCAAGCGTATCGGTTGAAAAAAAGACATCTGCAGCGCTTGGCATTGGTTTTAGGTGTGGATTTTTGGGTATGTTACATATGGAAGTATTTAAGCAACGCTTAGAGCAAGAATATAATTTGTCAGTAATTGCTACTGCTCCTAGCGTGCTTTATCAAATAAAAATGGCTGGAACAGGCAAAATCATTGATATTGAAAACCCATCAGACTTTCCTGAACGTAACCATATTGATGAGATTCTTGAGCCAATGATTGATACAACGATCATTGTCCCTCAACAATATCTTGGTAGCATCATCAAATTATGTGAGGAAAAACGAGGTAAGCAGCAAAATCTTACCTATCTTGATGATACACGAGTTATCTTAAAATATCGACTCCCACTTAATGAAGTTGCAATGGAATTTTATGGAGAACTTAAGGGTCTTAGCTCAGGCTATGCAAGTTTTGATTATGAATTTTCCGGATATGAACCTGCAGACCTCGTTAAGATGGATATACTCCTTAATGGTAAACCTGTTGATGCACTTTCCATCATTATTCATCGCGATAGAGCTTTTTATATAGGTAGAGATCTTACTCAACGCCTCCAAAAGGTTATTCATCGACAACTGTTTGAGGTTATTATCCAAGCAGCTATTGGAACCAAAATTATCGCTCGTGAGCGAGTTGCCCCCCTACGTAAAGACGTAACAGCAAAATGCTATGGCGGTGATGTTTCACGTAAACGTAAACTTCTTGAGAAACAAAAGGAAGGTAAAAAGAAAATGAAACAAGTCGGTTCTGTTGAAGTACCTCAAGAAGCATTCTTGTCATTGCTTAAAAAATAA
- the lysS gene encoding lysine--tRNA ligase produces MELKNGLHELPEEQYQIRVEKIKKMQALGIDPWPASKLTNATSSDVLIEFTDTQESRIYEVSGRILTSRMHGKAGFLTIQDSNGKLQLYLREDIIGEQAFSFVNNFLDLGDIIWCKGTSFRTKTGEITLKAQEVTLLSKCLHPLPEKFHGIADKEIKYRQRYLDLITDAESKDRFKKRSHIVATMRSFFNEHGFLEVETPMLHPIPGGAIAKPFVTHHNALNMELYLRIAPELYLKRLIVGGFDRVYEINRCFRNEGLSIRHNPEFTTVEYYIANQDYIFMMSFTEQLLHHIVQTVCGTTDLHFGEYVLNFAAPFARMTMQEAVAAVLKCTVEDIIGDKIDTYITQHAIKVEQNNPSWGYKLNILFEELVESTLIQPTFITQFPIEVSPLSKRNADNNDFADRFELYIAGMELANGFSELNNPFDQAERFNDQAKARAAGEDETHFYDAEFVTTLEYGMPPTVGSGIGIDRLTMFLTNAPSIRDVILFPTLRMKE; encoded by the coding sequence ATGGAATTAAAAAATGGGTTACATGAACTACCAGAAGAACAATATCAAATTCGTGTAGAAAAAATAAAAAAAATGCAGGCTCTTGGGATTGATCCATGGCCAGCATCTAAACTAACAAATGCAACAAGTAGCGATGTTTTAATAGAATTTACTGATACACAAGAATCACGAATCTATGAAGTCTCTGGACGTATTTTAACCTCTCGTATGCATGGCAAGGCAGGATTCCTTACCATTCAAGATAGCAATGGAAAATTACAGCTGTATCTACGTGAAGATATTATTGGTGAGCAAGCATTTTCTTTCGTCAATAATTTCCTTGATCTCGGTGATATTATTTGGTGCAAGGGCACATCGTTTCGTACTAAAACAGGTGAAATAACTCTTAAAGCACAAGAAGTTACATTACTGAGTAAATGCCTTCATCCATTACCAGAAAAATTTCATGGTATCGCTGATAAGGAAATTAAATATCGTCAACGATATCTTGATCTTATTACTGATGCTGAAAGTAAAGATCGTTTCAAAAAACGTTCGCATATTGTTGCAACAATGCGTTCATTTTTTAATGAACATGGATTTTTAGAAGTAGAAACGCCAATGTTGCACCCAATTCCTGGTGGCGCGATTGCAAAGCCATTTGTAACACATCATAACGCGCTAAATATGGAGTTATATTTACGTATTGCACCAGAGCTCTATTTAAAACGCTTGATAGTTGGCGGATTCGATCGCGTGTATGAAATTAATCGCTGTTTTAGAAATGAAGGATTATCTATTCGCCACAATCCAGAATTTACCACGGTAGAATATTATATAGCTAATCAAGATTATATTTTTATGATGTCATTTACTGAACAATTACTTCATCATATTGTGCAAACAGTCTGCGGAACAACTGACCTTCATTTTGGTGAGTATGTATTGAATTTTGCTGCACCTTTTGCTCGTATGACTATGCAAGAAGCCGTTGCGGCTGTTCTTAAATGTACTGTTGAGGATATTATTGGTGATAAAATTGATACATATATTACTCAACATGCTATAAAAGTTGAGCAAAATAATCCATCATGGGGTTATAAACTTAATATATTATTTGAAGAGTTAGTAGAATCAACGCTTATTCAACCGACATTTATTACGCAATTTCCTATTGAAGTATCACCGCTTTCAAAACGTAATGCTGATAATAATGATTTTGCCGATCGTTTTGAACTGTATATCGCAGGCATGGAGCTAGCAAATGGTTTTAGTGAATTAAATAATCCATTCGATCAGGCTGAGCGTTTTAATGATCAAGCAAAAGCTCGTGCGGCAGGAGAAGATGAAACACATTTTTATGATGCTGAATTTGTAACAACTCTTGAGTATGGCATGCCACCAACAGTTGGATCTGGTATTGGCATTGATCGTTTGACGATGTTTTTGACCAACGCACCATCTATTCGTGATGTAATTTTATTTCCAACATTGCGGATGAAGGAATAG
- a CDS encoding superoxide dismutase translates to MKYALPALPYEYGALEPYIDAQTMEIHHDKHHQAYINNLIAALETCPEFQPTSVESLLIDLFAIPESIRTAVRNNAGGHYNHSLFWRIMKKNGGGEPNGLVGDAIKKTFGSFAEFQAIFNAQAKSVFGSGWAWLSVDNDKKLVLTALPNQDSPLLYNATPIMGLDVWEHAYYLKYQNKRPDYISAWWHVINWDMIEENYRAVVE, encoded by the coding sequence ATGAAATATGCATTACCAGCTTTACCCTATGAGTATGGCGCGCTTGAACCATATATTGATGCGCAAACAATGGAAATTCATCATGACAAACATCATCAAGCCTATATAAATAATCTGATTGCAGCACTCGAAACATGCCCCGAATTTCAGCCAACATCAGTTGAAAGTTTGCTTATTGATTTATTTGCGATACCTGAAAGCATCCGTACTGCAGTACGTAATAATGCTGGTGGACATTATAATCATTCATTATTTTGGCGCATTATGAAAAAAAATGGGGGTGGCGAGCCAAATGGCTTAGTTGGAGATGCTATTAAAAAAACATTTGGTTCATTTGCTGAATTTCAAGCGATTTTTAATGCACAGGCAAAATCTGTTTTCGGAAGCGGTTGGGCATGGCTTTCGGTTGATAATGATAAAAAATTGGTCTTAACAGCTTTACCAAACCAAGATTCACCTTTATTATATAATGCAACTCCCATAATGGGTCTTGATGTATGGGAACATGCATATTATCTCAAGTACCAAAACAAACGGCCTGATTATATTAGCGCATGGTGGCATGTTATTAATTGGGATATGATAGAAGAAAATTATCGTGCTGTTGTTGAGTAA
- a CDS encoding septum formation initiator family protein has translation MIYIKKIFIRCVVLLEITLFTQLYFFGPNGIVELRNQEKVVFTLKKTIDTLREEVIKVEKEIHAWQTDDFYKEKVAREQLQMARKGDELFYIGI, from the coding sequence GTGATATATATAAAAAAAATATTTATACGATGTGTAGTGCTTCTTGAAATAACATTGTTTACACAATTGTATTTTTTTGGACCGAATGGTATTGTAGAGTTACGAAATCAAGAAAAGGTTGTTTTTACATTAAAAAAAACAATTGATACCTTACGCGAAGAAGTTATTAAAGTAGAAAAAGAGATTCATGCATGGCAAACAGATGATTTTTATAAAGAGAAAGTTGCCCGTGAGCAACTGCAAATGGCGCGTAAAGGTGATGAACTTTTTTATATAGGAATATAG